A DNA window from Carassius gibelio isolate Cgi1373 ecotype wild population from Czech Republic chromosome A6, carGib1.2-hapl.c, whole genome shotgun sequence contains the following coding sequences:
- the LOC128015418 gene encoding POU domain, class 3, transcription factor 3-B-like isoform X2, giving the protein MATAASNPYLPSSILSSGSIVHSDSGGGMQQGSAAVTSVSGGYRGDPAVKMVQSDFMQGAMAASNGGHMLSHAHQWVTSLPHAAAAAAAAAVAAAEAGSHWSSSPVGLTGSPQQQQDVKNNSGRDDLHSGTALHHRPPHLGPHQTHAGAWCSTTAAHIPSLTGSQQQQQSLIYSQPGGFTVNGMLSPPGSQSLVHPGLVRGDTPELDHSSHHHHHHHQHQHHQQAHHGVNSHDPHSDEDAPTSDDLEHFAKQFKQRRIKLGFTQADVGLALGTLYGNVFSQTTICRFEALQLSFKNMCKLKPLLNKWLEEADSSTGSPTSIDKIAAQGRKRKKRTSIEVSVKGALESHFLKCPKPSAQEITSLADNLQLEKEVVRVWFCNRRQKEKRMTPPGVPQTPEDVYSQGHFLVDYLKDASLTGPSEPGDQRVTTTSSFHQVILAH; this is encoded by the exons ATGGCCACAGCGGCTTCCAACCCTTATCTACCCAGCAGTATATTATCGTCCGGCTCGATCGTGCACTCGGACTCCGGAGGTGGGATGCAGCAGGGCAGTGCTGCGGTAACCTCGGTGTCCGGTGGGTACAGAGGCGACCCAGCGGTAAAAATGGTACAAAGCGATTTCATGCAGGGCGCAATGGCAGCGAGCAACGGGGGACATATGCTGAGCCACGCTCACCAGTGGGTGACGTCCTTGCCTCACGCTGCAGCGGCGGCTGCAGCTGCCGCAGTGGCCGCAGCTGAAGCAGGATCGCACTGGTCGTCTAGTCCGGTTGGATTGACAGGCAGTCCGCAACAGCAGCAGGACGTGAAAAATAACTCGGGGAGAGACGATTTGCACTCTGGGACTGCGCTGCATCACAGGCCCCCACATTTAGGTCCCCACCAGACTCACGCGGGTGCCTGGTGTAGCACCACCGCTGCCCACATACCTTCTCTAACTGGGagccaacagcagcagcagtccCTCATATACTCGCAGCCCGGAGGCTTCACGGTGAACGGCATGCTCAGTCCGCCGGGCAGCCAAAGCCTAGTGCACCCGGGTCTGGTGCGTGGTGACACCCCGGAGCTCGATCACAGcagccaccaccaccaccatcaccaccagCATCAACATCACCAGCAAGCACACCACGGAGTGAACAGCCACGACCCGCACTCCGACGAGGACGCGCCGACGTCGGACGATTTAGAGCACTTTGCCAAACAGTTCAAACAACGCCGGATAAAACTGGGCTTTACGCAAGCGGACGTGGGCTTGGCGTTGGGCACTCTGTACGGGAACGTCTTCTCACAGACTACAATCTGTCGCTTCGAAGCTCTCCAGCTCAGCTTTAAGAACATGTGCAAGCTGAAGCCATTGCTCAATAAATGGCTGGAGGAAGCAGACTCTTCCACAGGCAGCCCCACCAGCATCGACAAGATTGCGGCTCAGGGCAGGAAGCGCAAGAAGCGCACCTCCATCGAAGTGAGCGTCAAAGGTGCGTTGGAGAGTCACTTCTTGAAATGTCCCAAGCCTTCGGCCCAAGAGATAACCTCTCTAGCGGACAACCTGCAGCTGGAGAAGGAGGTGGTGAGAGTTTGGTTTTGCAAtcggagacagaaagagaaaaggatGACGCCCCCAGGAGTGCCGCAGACGCCGGAGGATGTATATTCTCAG GGACATTTTTTAGTAGATTACTTAAAAGATGCAAGTTTAACTGGGCCGAGCGAACCGGGCGACCAGAGGGTGACAACTACAAGTTCGTTCCACCAGGTAATATTGGCGCATTAA
- the LOC128015418 gene encoding POU domain, class 3, transcription factor 3-B-like isoform X1: MATAASNPYLPSSILSSGSIVHSDSGGGMQQGSAAVTSVSGGYRGDPAVKMVQSDFMQGAMAASNGGHMLSHAHQWVTSLPHAAAAAAAAAVAAAEAGSHWSSSPVGLTGSPQQQQDVKNNSGRDDLHSGTALHHRPPHLGPHQTHAGAWCSTTAAHIPSLTGSQQQQQSLIYSQPGGFTVNGMLSPPGSQSLVHPGLVRGDTPELDHSSHHHHHHHQHQHHQQAHHGVNSHDPHSDEDAPTSDDLEHFAKQFKQRRIKLGFTQADVGLALGTLYGNVFSQTTICRFEALQLSFKNMCKLKPLLNKWLEEADSSTGSPTSIDKIAAQGRKRKKRTSIEVSVKGALESHFLKCPKPSAQEITSLADNLQLEKEVVRVWFCNRRQKEKRMTPPGVPQTPEDVYSQVGNGHFLVDYLKDASLTGPSEPGDQRVTTTSSFHQVILAH, encoded by the exons ATGGCCACAGCGGCTTCCAACCCTTATCTACCCAGCAGTATATTATCGTCCGGCTCGATCGTGCACTCGGACTCCGGAGGTGGGATGCAGCAGGGCAGTGCTGCGGTAACCTCGGTGTCCGGTGGGTACAGAGGCGACCCAGCGGTAAAAATGGTACAAAGCGATTTCATGCAGGGCGCAATGGCAGCGAGCAACGGGGGACATATGCTGAGCCACGCTCACCAGTGGGTGACGTCCTTGCCTCACGCTGCAGCGGCGGCTGCAGCTGCCGCAGTGGCCGCAGCTGAAGCAGGATCGCACTGGTCGTCTAGTCCGGTTGGATTGACAGGCAGTCCGCAACAGCAGCAGGACGTGAAAAATAACTCGGGGAGAGACGATTTGCACTCTGGGACTGCGCTGCATCACAGGCCCCCACATTTAGGTCCCCACCAGACTCACGCGGGTGCCTGGTGTAGCACCACCGCTGCCCACATACCTTCTCTAACTGGGagccaacagcagcagcagtccCTCATATACTCGCAGCCCGGAGGCTTCACGGTGAACGGCATGCTCAGTCCGCCGGGCAGCCAAAGCCTAGTGCACCCGGGTCTGGTGCGTGGTGACACCCCGGAGCTCGATCACAGcagccaccaccaccaccatcaccaccagCATCAACATCACCAGCAAGCACACCACGGAGTGAACAGCCACGACCCGCACTCCGACGAGGACGCGCCGACGTCGGACGATTTAGAGCACTTTGCCAAACAGTTCAAACAACGCCGGATAAAACTGGGCTTTACGCAAGCGGACGTGGGCTTGGCGTTGGGCACTCTGTACGGGAACGTCTTCTCACAGACTACAATCTGTCGCTTCGAAGCTCTCCAGCTCAGCTTTAAGAACATGTGCAAGCTGAAGCCATTGCTCAATAAATGGCTGGAGGAAGCAGACTCTTCCACAGGCAGCCCCACCAGCATCGACAAGATTGCGGCTCAGGGCAGGAAGCGCAAGAAGCGCACCTCCATCGAAGTGAGCGTCAAAGGTGCGTTGGAGAGTCACTTCTTGAAATGTCCCAAGCCTTCGGCCCAAGAGATAACCTCTCTAGCGGACAACCTGCAGCTGGAGAAGGAGGTGGTGAGAGTTTGGTTTTGCAAtcggagacagaaagagaaaaggatGACGCCCCCAGGAGTGCCGCAGACGCCGGAGGATGTATATTCTCAGGTCGGCAAT GGACATTTTTTAGTAGATTACTTAAAAGATGCAAGTTTAACTGGGCCGAGCGAACCGGGCGACCAGAGGGTGACAACTACAAGTTCGTTCCACCAGGTAATATTGGCGCATTAA